A genomic window from Silene latifolia isolate original U9 population chromosome 11, ASM4854445v1, whole genome shotgun sequence includes:
- the LOC141613821 gene encoding uncharacterized protein LOC141613821, which yields MNFDDPNFLRDLQRALKKLQEHDPKWQPRRERVIDEFKMSELPEFTGSTDPESYLEWERQIDRMFDFKGLDDEQSCKYAILKLRNGASLWYESLKTRRVRAGKPKITSWHVLKLKLRKRYVPATHRLTTYRKITDLAQGRLSVLEYINEFENLALMGDLVEDEDIRMARFLRGLNRNIAHVVEF from the coding sequence ATGAACTTCGACGATCCAAACTTTCTCAGGGATCTTCAAAGAGCCTTAAAGAAATTGCAAGAACACGATCCCAAATGGCAGCCAAGACGTGAACGAGTCATTGACGAGTTCAAAATgagtgaactacccgagttcacGGGAAGCACGGATCCCGAGTCTTACCTTGAATGGGAAAGACAAATAGATCGGATGTTTGATTTTAAGGGACTTGATGATGAACAGAGCTGCAAGTACGCCATTTTGAAATTAAGAAATGGGGCTTCATTATGGTATGAAAGCCTTAAGACCAGAAGAGTTCGAGCCGGAAAACCAAAGATAACGTCGTGGCACGTGCTTAAACTAAAGTTACGGAAAAGATATGTCCCCGCAACGCATAGGCTCACGACCTATCGTAAGATCACCGATCTTGCCCAAGGAAGGCTGAGTGTCCTAGAATACATCAACGAATTTGAGAATCTGGCCTTAATGGGAGACTTGGTGGAAGATGAGGACATAAGGATGGCACGATTCCTACGAGGTCTAAACCGCAACATCGCCCATGTTGTCGAGTTCTGA